A region of the Fulvia fulva chromosome 7, complete sequence genome:
CGTCTCTCACGGACTGAAGAAGCGTATGCCGCTGTAACCTCAAAGTGCCAGACGTTGCTCGACGGACTTGCTAGATGCCATCACTGGAACAACGAGCTGTCATCTCATTTGTTGACAATGGTTCCTGACCCCCAGAATCCTATACACCGCGACGTCGAAACTATGCGCCAGGACATTGCTCGCCATATGGAGCAGCTACTGAAGCCCGAGGAGAATCGTGAGCCAATGTTTCAACACAGGCCGTCTTTCTTCCAGCCTAACCATATGCCTATGGAACCTTCCATGCCAATGTCGCCTCGACAAAGACCATTCGACGAATCTCGTCGGCCGTCCCTACAGGGTCTGCCAGGCCTACCGAGGCCTACTGGTGTCCGAGCCCCAGTACCTTCCTATCTGCAATCATCTCCCCGCCGTTATGGTTCGATCGGTACTGGCAGCGTAAGCGGTTCGTACTCACCATCACGACCAAGCTATGCGCCACCGCCACCGCCACCACCTCCTCAGCCCCAACAACCGCAACAACAACACCCTCTTGCTACAATGACATCGCCACCGACCAGCTTACCTCGAAGGCATACATCAGCCGATATTCGTCTCGAAGGGTGGGAAGGTGGACAGCCACCAGGCGGGTATGGCCAGGGTACTTCTCCTTACGCATCTGGCCAGTCATCTTCCGCTTGGCCTTCATCGCCACGAGCATCAGCCAACCCCGGTGATCAGCAAATCAGAGATGCCCTGGCACAATACGAGCTGCCACGTGTCCACGCTGGCTCGAGACCGCACTCGCCAGCGCAACACGATTCCGGCCCACCGTCTTTCAACACCAACAGCTTCGGCGGCCCGCCAAGCTACGCCAACACCAACGACGCTGGCTGGCAAATTCCTGGCGCGAGGTTCCCTTTTAAGGCCCTGGAGACCCCTGGACCGCCGACCAGAAGGAGTAGTATGGCGAGCAATGTGCACTCGCTATTAAACCCGGCTGATACGGCGGAGCGGGAGGGCGAGGATGAAGATGGACCTGGGATAGGCAAAAGGAAACGAATGATATGATATGATGAACTGATGTGGGTTGGCGATGGGTGGGATGAGTGATAGGGGTTGGGAGGAGATCTGTCATTATAGTGTCCTGGATACCCTGGAACCTGGGAGGCTTGTGTCGGGGAAAAGTAGCGTTGTTTTATGGATGGAGGCTTAGCATATGGCATGGTGTGTTTGATGTCGTTGAGAATGTCGAACGCGATGCAGTGCGATGCGTGGACCAGGCTTCACGCTCATGCTCTGAAGCTGGGCACTGTCTAAGCTGTCGCACAGCTCTCTTTGATATCTCCTTGTCCATGAAGCGCAGACTTTTATTCTTTCCACCTCGAGCGCGCCTCTCCCTCCTTGACCCCGGCATGGCTGCGCTGCGGCTTGGTGCTACCTCTCTTGATCGACGCAGCGATCGAGCAGAGTGCTGTGAAGCGCTATCAGCATGTGACAACTATGTGGCGATGGCTTGCTTGACTTACCCATACTAAAGATCCCAAACGTCACAAGCGGCATCGGCTTATGCTTGAGATGCTTAGTTGCTGGGCGCCAGTCGTCCATGCCGGCTAGTGAGCGGGTGCGTGGGTGAATGTAGTCGAGTGTCTGGATGAGTCGGTCAGCATGTGATTGTTGAGATGTGGTGAGGGCGGAGGACTTACGTGCTGTTGGTCTGTGGTGGCCCTTGTCGAGGGCGTTGTGTGTTTGCGATACCGTGGTGTCGGTGGTACTGTGCCACAGACAGGGGATGTCCGTTCGTGCGGAGGAGGAGGATTTGGGAGTTTGTAGGAGTTGAAGTATGTTTGCTCGAGGCCTGCTCAGAGCTTTATGAAGCACAGTTTTCAGACTCCTGTTCTTATGTTCACAATGACCACAGACGCTCAGCTCCCTGCTCATTCACCACCCCAAGCCAACCGCCACTTCATCACATGCATCGAATGTCCATGCTCACCCATCCATCCTACCATCATTCACCGCCCCAACCCAACACTACCCCAACTCCCTATAAACCTCATTAACAACAACATGAACCTCATGCGCCATCCCCTTAAACCCCTCCACCCTCCCCCTCTCACACGCCGAGAACTTATCCGGATGGCTCCAAATCCGCATCCACTTCAACTCATCCCTCCCCAACATCTCCACCGCCGCTCTCACACTGCACTCACACACCCCCAACGCCCTGTGCGTCTTCTGAGCCTCGCAGGTTCTGCTCTGGCAGGTGTGGTAGGGTGGTGGCTTTGGGAATGTTTCCAGGTTGGGGTAA
Encoded here:
- a CDS encoding Transcription factor SFL1 yields the protein MASVGEHLRRDPFASDHRPYNPNTVPKTIPILPSASVAGGGEDKMEVNTQAQSSMGPPLSSPNGGRMQDQQQQQQGGQHNEHQAPANGRPSHPVGAAAAAQQPKVVQTAFIHKLYNMLEDQSIQHLISWSNTNESFVMSPSSEFSKVLAQYFKHTNISSFVRQLNMYGFHKVSDVFHTGSPDSPLWEFKHGAGNFKRGDLVGLREIKRRASRHALIHRDSFSSAPKMPTPQPPGTPMEPMPDPVDNRLSMLEYNTQDLYARLSRTEEAYAAVTSKCQTLLDGLARCHHWNNELSSHLLTMVPDPQNPIHRDVETMRQDIARHMEQLLKPEENREPMFQHRPSFFQPNHMPMEPSMPMSPRQRPFDESRRPSLQGLPGLPRPTGVRAPVPSYLQSSPRRYGSIGTGSVSGSYSPSRPSYAPPPPPPPPQPQQPQQQHPLATMTSPPTSLPRRHTSADIRLEGWEGGQPPGGYGQGTSPYASGQSSSAWPSSPRASANPGDQQIRDALAQYELPRVHAGSRPHSPAQHDSGPPSFNTNSFGGPPSYANTNDAGWQIPGARFPFKALETPGPPTRRSSMASNVHSLLNPADTAEREGEDEDGPGIGKRKRMI